A stretch of Candidatus Vicinibacter affinis DNA encodes these proteins:
- a CDS encoding restriction endonuclease, which produces MNKSIKRYEYGSLNLGEEGFDEIHWKALGEYEQKNGKGFFTLFPDRIKFAQYVGVIQVNELTIEILPKVDASTLDSKKAKWQQFLLDMLQECHWMQTWSHQKAFLQFKNNNILEAYLGIFLNECKQLFRMGLIKKYRKEEKNLYALKGKLLFGEQIRKNLVHQERFFTRHIVYDKNNVYNQILEKAIQLVLHLTANPSLKDEANQLLFGFPELDCIIPTQKLFDRLTFDRKTEPYREPIAIAAMLLLNYRPDISNGNNHILSLLFDMNELWEEYIYRQLSMAAGDVWEVSYQQQRHFWTSSELEVTKIIKPDIVMKHRESGKKVIVDTKWKMPDDDVPADADLKQMFAYNEYWKSEIAVLLYPSAAFEKSVSYVNGMFIGTKARPERHICGIARVSVLDKSGNLLNKNIGRTIIKQIEAFEINSSLQPQY; this is translated from the coding sequence ATGAATAAGTCCATTAAGAGATATGAGTATGGATCGTTGAACTTAGGCGAAGAGGGATTTGATGAAATCCACTGGAAGGCATTGGGAGAATACGAACAAAAAAATGGAAAAGGATTCTTTACACTTTTTCCTGATAGGATAAAATTTGCTCAATATGTAGGTGTAATTCAAGTGAATGAATTAACAATAGAGATTTTGCCCAAAGTCGATGCAAGTACATTGGATAGTAAAAAAGCAAAATGGCAGCAATTCCTGTTAGATATGTTACAGGAGTGCCATTGGATGCAAACCTGGAGCCACCAGAAAGCATTTCTTCAATTCAAGAACAACAACATATTAGAGGCCTATCTTGGCATCTTCCTAAACGAATGCAAGCAATTGTTTAGGATGGGTCTCATTAAAAAATATAGGAAGGAAGAAAAGAATTTGTATGCTTTAAAGGGGAAATTGCTTTTTGGGGAACAAATTCGAAAAAACCTAGTGCATCAAGAAAGATTCTTTACCAGGCATATAGTATATGACAAGAATAATGTATACAACCAAATTCTTGAAAAGGCAATACAGTTGGTTCTTCATCTTACAGCCAATCCTTCGCTAAAAGATGAAGCCAACCAACTTCTGTTTGGTTTTCCTGAACTTGATTGCATAATTCCCACCCAAAAATTATTTGATAGACTAACTTTCGACAGAAAAACGGAACCATATAGAGAACCTATTGCAATTGCAGCCATGCTATTACTCAATTACAGACCTGATATATCAAACGGCAACAATCATATACTGTCTTTGCTTTTTGATATGAATGAATTATGGGAGGAGTATATCTACAGACAACTGTCAATGGCGGCAGGTGATGTTTGGGAAGTCAGTTATCAGCAACAGCGTCATTTTTGGACAAGTTCAGAGCTCGAAGTGACTAAGATCATTAAACCGGATATTGTAATGAAACACCGGGAATCTGGTAAAAAAGTGATTGTGGATACCAAATGGAAAATGCCTGATGATGATGTACCTGCTGACGCCGATTTAAAACAGATGTTTGCATACAACGAATACTGGAAGAGTGAAATTGCTGTATTACTTTATCCATCGGCAGCATTTGAGAAAAGTGTGAGTTATGTCAATGGAATGTTCATAGGCACAAAAGCGAGACCAGAAAGACATATCTGCGGCATTGCAAGAGTTTCTGTTTTAGATAAAAGTGGCAACCTGCTAAACAAAAATATTGGTCGTACTATTATTAAGCAAATAGAGGCATTTGAAATAAACTCAAGTCTGCAGCCGCAATACTGA
- a CDS encoding AAA family ATPase, protein MTIESFLEKMKEFMSALNINQLIAGSDYRYLGINYDIAFGSPGGSYDPSKYPGFQFSNDVEKLLIRMMSEKNKIIIEDINNKNMILNYSLNNENFISENPKSIEIKDNYIMTVRHKISKDTVKKALFEVGMKSDTVYKGDSDNWHEIIFSLISWARKRAAAKNKIRPLLGNDYDNQDIVTNYDFDEIAKIKPLNRILYGPPGTGKTFHSITHAVSIIDNEPIENLYKKCQNNENRSAIKLRFDELVLFGQIVFTTFHQSLSYEDFIEGIKPLPPEKDRDLKYDIVNGIFKTLCNRAESNWLSHHQKDGNKVTFENVFDEFKEKWEAEPNMKFGMKTEGKEFRITGFSNKSIYFKKASGGEGHSLSINTLRDIYYKKRATWENGVGIYYPGILEKLNVFVPSLSESPDKVNNFVLIIDEINRGNVSQIFGELITLIEDDKRIGEPEALKVTLPYSGDYFAVPPNLYLIGTMNTADRSVEALDTALRRRFSFKQLSPDASLLDATEEGIDLKLMLEKMNKRLTILKDSDHTIGHAWFMENVAKKNVVWLQGVFRDKILPLLQEYFYGDFEKIGMVLGERFFEEMNCVNKKDFAKFTKGTNQANLYNQSWQYKLKSAEYLTEVDFKAIYDTSLNKQTGSDEDE, encoded by the coding sequence ATGACAATTGAGAGCTTTTTAGAAAAAATGAAAGAATTCATGTCAGCCCTTAACATAAACCAGTTAATTGCCGGTTCGGATTATCGCTACTTGGGAATAAATTATGATATTGCATTTGGATCTCCGGGTGGCTCCTATGATCCTTCAAAATATCCAGGTTTTCAATTTTCAAATGATGTTGAAAAGCTTCTAATTCGCATGATGTCAGAAAAAAATAAAATTATTATAGAAGATATCAATAATAAAAACATGATTTTGAACTATTCGTTGAATAATGAAAATTTTATAAGCGAAAATCCAAAATCAATCGAGATAAAAGACAATTACATAATGACAGTAAGACATAAAATCAGTAAAGATACTGTCAAAAAAGCACTATTTGAAGTTGGAATGAAATCTGACACAGTTTACAAAGGCGATTCAGATAATTGGCATGAAATCATTTTTAGTTTGATTTCTTGGGCTAGAAAGAGAGCAGCAGCCAAAAATAAAATAAGACCACTTTTAGGAAATGATTACGATAACCAGGATATAGTTACAAATTATGATTTTGATGAAATAGCAAAAATTAAGCCATTAAATAGAATATTGTACGGTCCACCCGGCACAGGTAAGACATTTCACAGTATTACCCATGCTGTATCCATAATTGACAATGAACCAATTGAAAATCTATATAAAAAATGTCAAAACAATGAAAACAGATCTGCAATAAAATTGAGGTTTGACGAATTGGTATTATTTGGCCAAATTGTGTTTACTACTTTCCATCAAAGTTTGAGTTATGAAGATTTTATTGAAGGAATAAAACCTTTACCCCCTGAAAAGGATCGAGATTTAAAATATGATATTGTAAATGGTATTTTTAAGACTTTATGTAACCGTGCGGAAAGTAATTGGTTGAGTCATCATCAAAAAGATGGCAATAAGGTTACTTTTGAAAATGTATTTGATGAATTTAAAGAGAAATGGGAGGCGGAACCTAATATGAAATTTGGTATGAAAACTGAAGGCAAGGAATTTAGAATAACGGGATTTTCAAATAAATCAATTTATTTCAAAAAGGCTAGTGGAGGTGAAGGACATTCTTTAAGCATCAATACACTAAGAGATATTTATTATAAAAAGAGAGCTACATGGGAAAATGGGGTAGGAATATACTATCCTGGTATATTGGAAAAATTAAATGTCTTCGTTCCCTCTCTTAGTGAGAGTCCTGATAAAGTCAATAACTTCGTTTTAATAATTGATGAAATTAATAGAGGTAATGTCTCTCAAATATTTGGAGAGTTGATTACATTAATTGAAGATGACAAAAGGATTGGAGAGCCTGAAGCACTCAAGGTAACATTACCATATTCAGGAGATTATTTTGCAGTTCCTCCAAATTTATATCTAATAGGAACCATGAATACTGCAGATCGAAGTGTGGAAGCCCTTGACACGGCATTGCGGCGGAGATTTTCATTTAAGCAGCTTTCACCAGATGCTAGCTTGCTCGATGCTACAGAGGAAGGCATCGATCTGAAGTTGATGTTAGAGAAAATGAATAAGCGACTAACTATTTTGAAGGATAGCGACCATACCATTGGACATGCATGGTTTATGGAGAACGTGGCAAAAAAAAATGTGGTATGGTTGCAAGGTGTTTTCAGAGATAAAATTCTCCCACTATTGCAAGAATATTTTTACGGTGACTTTGAAAAAATTGGAATGGTTTTAGGTGAGCGATTTTTCGAAGAAATGAATTGTGTAAATAAAAAGGACTTTGCCAAATTTACAAAAGGGACTAATCAAGCCAATCTATACAATCAGTCCTGGCAATACAAATTGAAATCGGCAGAATATTTAACTGAAGTTGATTTTAAGGCCATTTACGATACTTCTTTAAATAAACAAACTGGATCGGACGAAGATGAATAA